A stretch of Babesia bigemina genome assembly Bbig001, chromosome : III DNA encodes these proteins:
- a CDS encoding membrane protein, putative, translated as MYFSLLAAAGLLVVARCIRCAADVVEEKLTVQPLHDGSFLLALDVSVTTGRFVPFPELMAYPGVLMDVMAPDFPKLFVKSRASHVEFTHHLGDWHSTWGCSQFPVFNTGETLWATWPHTYSEVEVYDFFETLAMGLWGITGAQLHLLTSRQSFIFDMNRVVTLEEPVSSKPKAKSLLSSFADDVFCVDNLYKWRTALPSLGQDGLLSLVNDERVWSRSPYKGVRMRMFKQKGQLTVAVQFQLVIRHKPLTKALWSIYKGATAPRKLLDATASAVEILLPEPLRGGFGGADRLVFDYLDDAQRASIDEAFAKLAAATQRGFKHSCLPPLSFKVYELESTTLNVQRRVQSSLSIIIENNQSDAKYIKFMQPLPYWLVPQISSLTFEVSRQPGESGDPGAVHFSCNGGACFKRTVSRKHLLEGYALMKSQTESLREMQPRWIMEVGMTRNRDGQISVDLSGEYGADLVGNLDEALFVFDRSEYWTEFGFSILLPAESRITCRVDLQKNQMRFSEIDYSMHRGQLIHSAVILETQEPVVEDISQPGVQLHYPGAFFSHVVLPDNTMSFNVMGGVGVIIGLLFSLVFHLGTSRPPRETRVTQSKKTD; from the coding sequence ATGTATTTCTCTCTCCTTGCCGCGGCGGGGCTGCTCGTGGTCGCCCGGTGTATACGCTGCGCGGCCGACGTCGTCGAGGAGAAGCTGACCGTCCAGCCGCTGCACGATGGCTCCTTCCTGCTCGCACTCGACGTCTCGGTCACCACGGGGCGCTTCGTGCCGTTTCCCGAGCTCATGGCGTACCCGGGTGTGTTGATGGACGTGATGGCGCCGGACTTCCCCAAGCTTTTCGTCAAAAGCCGCGCCAGCCACGTCGAGTTCACGCACCACCTCGGCgactggcactcgacctgGGGGTGTTCCCAGTTCCCGGTCTTCAACACCGGAGAGACGCTCTGGGCGACGTGGCCGCACACCTATTCGGAGGTGGAGGTGTACGACTTCTTCGAGACCCTGGCGATGGGACTCTGGGGAATCACAGGCGCCCAGCTGCACCTATTGACCTCGAGGCAGTCGTTCATTTTCGACATGAACCGCGTCGTCACGCTGGAGGAGCCGGTAAGTTCGAAGCCGAAGGCCAAGAGCCTGCTTTCGTCGTTCGCTGACGACGTCTTTTGCGTGGACAACCTGTACAAGTGGCGCACCGCGCTGCCGTCGTTGGGGCAGGACGGGCTGCTGTCGCTGGTGAACGACGAGCGCGTGTGGTCGCGGTCGCCGTACAAGGGGGTGCGGATGCGCATGTTCAAGCAAAAGGGGCAACTGACCGTGGCGGTGCAGTTTCAGCTGGTTATCCGCCACAAGCCGCTCACTAAAGCTTTGTGGAGCATTTATAAAGGCGCTACTGCCCCTCGCAAGTTGCTGGATGCCACCGCAAGCGCTGTAGAGATATTGCTGCCGGAGCCGTTGCGAGGTGGCTTCGGAGGCGCCGACCGGCTTGTGTTTGACTACCTTGACGACGCGCAGCGCGCCTCTATAGACGAGGCATTTGCGAAACTCGCGGCGGCGACACAAAGAGGTTTCAAACATTCTTGCCTGCCGCCGTTGAGCTTCAAGGTGTACGAGCTGGAGAGCACCACGCTCAACGTCCAGCGGCGCGTGCAGTCGTCGTTGTCGATCATCATCGAGAACAACCAGAGCGACGCCAAGTACATTAAGTTCATGCAGCCGCTGCCCTACTGGCTGGTGCCTCAGATATCCAGTCTCACGTTCGAGGTCTCGAGGCAGCCGGGGGAGTCAGGCGACCCCGGGGCGGTGCACTTCTCCTGCAATGGCGGCGCATGCTTCAAGCGCACGGTGTCCCGAAAGCACCTGCTGGAGGGATACGCGCTCATGAAAAGCCAAACCGAATCTTTACGCGAAATGCAACCACGCTGGATTATGGAGGTGGGCATGACGCGTAACAGGGATGGGCAGATCTCTGTGGACCTTTCTGGAGAGTACGGAGCTGACCTCGTAGGTAACTTGGATGAGGCATTGTTCGTATTCGATCGCTCCGAATACTGGACGGAGTTCGGGTTTTCAATCCTACTACCGGCCGAGTCGCGGATCACCTGCCGGGTCGACCTGCAGAAGAACCAGATGCGCTTCTCGGAAATCGACTACTCGATGCACAGGGGGCAATTGATACACTCGGCCGTGATATTGGAAACTCAAGAACCCGTAGTGGAAGACATATCGCAACCAGGCGTACAGCTGCACTACCCAGGAGCGTTCTTCTCCCACGTGGTGCTGCCGGACAACACGATGTCATTCAACGTCAtgggcggtgtaggcgtcaTCATAGGCCTGCTGTTCAGCTTGGTGTTCCACCTGGGCACCAGCCGGCCACCCCGGGAGACCAGGGTGACGCAGTCGAAGAAAACGGATTAG
- a CDS encoding DNA-DIRECTED RNA POLYMERASE III, putative, with translation MLVPNKRQRVASEGAQAAPSAAEVEEPQPFDFMSLCERFQVTEAAAAQPEIVIDEVTPSAATVLSVDEPVGKVLAKKELVKNTVTGCTIEGVQFDVMGSDVISRLAELQIMKRELYDNNTNEPLPLGVLDLKLGSNRGGSLCQTCGKDLKQCVGHWGYIRLQLPVFHIGFFKYTIQILYCICKKCSYLLLPDHLARKFLEAHRRRIDDPLLKPLLFKQILQECRKITKCPRCEAKQGVIRRIVKPVMDQFMKLRHVIKFKEGGKMQTVEEDLNPLVVQQLFEAIDPIHAKILNVVSPEKLLITNLAVPPSCIRPSVTIEAQGTTEDDLTCIFSDIVELNNGWKNQIKNGSQISQFILSWQCLQLQCTRLINADAPAVSQLLVSRNISKPGRGICQRLKGKEGRFRGNLSGKRVDFSARTVISPDPNVGIDEVVVPEWIAMKLTFPEKVTASNIAIMRKAVLNGVSIWPGATYVKKANGGKSSLQYANPKYMSDNLAVGDVVLRHLWDGDVVLFNRQPSLHRMSIMAHRVRVMPGSTFRFNECVCQPYNADFDGDEMNLHLPQTYEAKAEALHLMNVLHNLTTPRNGEPLIAAVQDFLCASYLLTSKDRFLTREQFAQVCCHFTDAEVHVDLPPPAILFPVMLWTGKQVFNALLRPNRSCQVVVNFECKEREFHDPPPGLHSCMCPKDGYVIFHNSELVSGALGKKSLGASKSGLFYQLLTRNNRFIAADCMLRVSKLTSRWLAGFGMTIGLDDVRPGKELLRQKEKLLQDGYTKVSEAIDSFDTLQALPGCTREETLELKVKRVLDELRNEAGKACNSNLRADNKPLIMFNSGAKGALINIAQMVALVGQQNVSGQRIENGFIGRTLPHFDIGCMDAKSRGFVANSFFSGLEPEEFFFHTMSGREGLIDTAVKTSETGYMQRRLMKALEVLSVCYDHTVRTCDGHVVQFLYGDDGLGGASLHMDMTALDMTLKHIRCITRNAIPSDAPHSGVLEILPVSVDHVGDEVLHQVLADGELRRLLPIQLQKKVETLVNWNRNASARSRLVDGSRTQQVLNNLRAFFAVYKVLGQRERNLPLFPEEIVAWVEFLSPMLKEVLPSAIQDHFELSHEGSDDPELRKQYDYNSSIIDTLRKWAASMGIQRSYAEICREFYASCKTPTEFRMDMIKCQHRLSVRQVFEYVRCCWKDYQKAICVPGEAIGALGAQSIGEPGTQMTLKTFHFAGVASMNVTLGVPRIKEIINAANTIQTPIIEVPLLNNRDFGFALAVKARIEKTTLGQVCSNIKEIFAPTGVVLKITLNEPLIKKLLLQIDADKVRDVILDHSIITKFKLGKQCVRVIDKWKLSIELAANQQQFFQQHALIASLLQIMVAGGKNIRRTVIKKESGADGFHYQLAVEGYGLQEVIGAAGVLCTGVKSNHVLEVAKVLGIEAARSVIISEIQKCMDAYSIDIDKRYMKLLGDVMTFRGEVIGINRFGIQKMRASTLMLASFEETNEHLFEAAVHRRRDPIKGVSECIIMGKQVPLGTGAFDLLLKENQVAA, from the exons ATGCTAGTTCCCAACAAGCGGCAGCGCGTCGCCTCTGAGGGCGCGCAGGCTGCGCCGTCGGCGGCCGAGGTCGAGGAGCCTCAGCCGTTCGACTTCATGAGCCTGTGCGAGCGCTTCCAGGTCACCGAGGCGgccgctgcgcagccggAGATCGTGATCGACGAGGTCACCCCGTCGGCCGCCACTGTGCTGTCGGTGGACGAGCCCGTCGGGAAGGTGCTGGCGAAGAAGGAGCTGGTCAAGAACACCGTCACCGGCTGCACCATCGAGGGCGTGCAGTTCGACGTGATGGGCAGCGACGTCATCTCCCGCCTGGCGGAGCTGCAGATCATGAAGCGGGAGCTGTACGACAACAACACCAACGAGCCGCTGCCGCTGGGCGTGCTCGACCTGAAACTCG GTTCTAACAGGGGTGGCAGCCTGTGCCAAACGTGCGGCAAGGACCTCAAGCAGTGCGTCGGCCACTGGGGGTACATCCGGCTGCAGCTGCCCGTGTTCCACATCGGTTTCTTCAAGTACACCATCCAGATCCTGTACTGCATCTGCAAGAAGTGCTCgtacctgctgctgcctGACCACCTGGCTCGCAAATTTCTGGAGGCGCACCGCCGCAGGATCGACGACCCCCTTCTGAAGCCGCTGCTGTTCAAGCAGATCTTGCAGGAGTGCCGCAAGATCACCAAGTGCCCGCGCTGCGAGGCTAAGCAGGGCGTGATCCGGCGCATCGTGAAGCCCGTGATGGACCAGTTCATGAAGCTGCGCCACGTGATAAAGTTCAAGGAGGGCGGCAAGATGCAGACGGTGGAGGAGGACCTGAACCCGCTGgttgtgcagcagctgttCGAGGCCATCGACCCCATCCACGCGAAGATCCTCAACGTGGTATCGCCCGAGAAGCTGCTGATCACCAACCTCGCGGTGCCCCCG AGCTGCATCCGTCCCAGCGTGACCATCGAGGCGCAGGGCACGACGGAGGACGATCTCACGTGCATCTTCTCGGACATCGTGGAGCTGAACAACGGCTGGAAGAACCAGATAAAGAACGGCAGCCAGATCAGCCAGTTCATCCTGAGCTGGCAGTgcctgcagctgcagtgCACGCGTCTCATCAACGCCGACGCGCCGGCGGtgtcgcagctgctggtgtCGCGGAACATTTCCAAGCCCGGCAGGGGCATCTGCCAGCGCCTCAAGGGCAAGGAGGGCCGTTTCCGGGGCAACCTGAGCGGCAAGAGGGTCGACTTCTCCGCGCGCACGGTGATTTCGCCCGACCCCAACGTGGGCATCGACGAGGTGGTGGTGCCCGAGTGGATCGCCATGAAGCTCACGTTCCCCGAGAAGGTGACCGCGTCGAACATCGCAATAATGAGGAAGGCCGTGCTGAACGGCGTGTCGATATGGCCGGGCGCGACGTACGTGAAGAAGGCGAACGGCGGTAAGAGCAGCCTGCAGTACGCCAACCCCAAGTACATGAGCGACAACCTGGCCGTCGGCGACGTGGTGCTGCGCCACCTGTGGGACGGCGACGTGGTGCTGTTCAACCGCCAGCCGTCGCTGCACCGCATGAGCATCATGGCCCACCGCGTGCGCGTGATGCCGGGGTCTACGTTCCGGTTCAACGAGTGCGTGTGCCAGCCGTACAACGCCGACTTCGACGGCGACGAGATGAACCTGCACCTGCCGCAGACGTACgaggcgaaggcggaggcgctgcacCTGATGAACGTGCTGCACAACCTCACGACTCCGAGGAACGGCGAGCCGCTCATCGCTGCGGTGCAGGACTTTCTGTGCGCCAGCTACCTGCTGACCTCTAAGGACCGCTTCCTGACGCGGGAGCAGTTCGCGCAGGTGTGCTGCCACTTCACCGACGCCGAGGTCCACGTCGacctgccgccgccggctaTCCTGTTCCCCGTGATGCTGTGGACCGGCAAGCAGGTGTTcaacgcgctgctgcgtcCGAACCGGAGCTGCCAGGTGGTCGTGAACTTCGAGTGCAAGGAGCGCGAGTTCCACGACCCGCCGCCCGGTCTGCATTCGTGCATGTGCCCGAAGGACGGTTACGTCATCTTCCACAACTCCGAGCTGGTGTCGGGCGCGCTGGGCAagaagtcgctgggcgCGTCCAAGAGCGGGCTGTTTTACCAGCTGCTCACGCGCAACAACCGCTTCATTGCGGCTGACTGCATGCTGCGGGTGTCGAAGCTCACCAGCCGGTGGCTCGCCGGGTTCGGGATGACCATCGGGCTGGACGACGTCCGCCCCGgcaaggagctgctgcgtcaGAAGGAGAAGCTGCTCCAGGACGGGTACACCAAGGTGTCCGAGGCCATCGACAGCTTCGACAccctgcaggcgctgccCGGCTGCACCCGCGAGGAGACCCTGGAGCTCAAGGTCAAGCGCGTGCTCGACGAGCTGCGGAACGAGGCAGGCAAAGCGTGCAACTCCAACCTGCGGGCCGACAACAAGCCGCTGATCATGTTCAACTCGGGCGCGAAGGGCGCGCTCATCAACATCGCACAGATGGTGGCGCTGGTGGGCCAGCAGAACGTGTCCGGCCAGCGCATCGAGAACGGGTTCATCGGCCGTACGCTTCCGCACTTCGACATCGGTTGCATGGACGCGAAGAGCAGGGGGTTCGTGGCTAACTCGTTCTTCTCCGGCCTGGAGCCCGAGGAGTTTTTCTTCCACACCATGTCCGGCCGGGAGGGCCTCATCGACACCGCCGTGAAGACCAGCGAGACCGGCTACATGCAGCGCCGTCTGATGAAGGCGCTGGAGGTGCTGTCCGTGTGCTACGACCACACGGTGCGCACGTGCGACGGTCACGTGGTGCAGTTCCTGTACGGCGACGACGGCCTGGGCGGCGCGTCGCTGCACATGGACATGACGGCCCTCGACATGACCCTCAAGCACATCCGCTGCATCacgcgcaacgccataCCGAGCGACGCGCCGCACTCCGGCGTGCTGGAGATCCTGCCGGTGTCCGTGGATCACGTCGGCGACGAGGTGCTGCACCaggtgctggcggatggGGAGCTGCGCAGGCTGCTGCCCATCCAGCTGCAGAAGAAGGTGGAGACCCTGGTCAACTGGAACAGGAACGCGTCCGCGAGGTCGCGTCTCGTCGACGGTTCGCGGACGCAGCAGGTCCTGAACAACCTCCGGGCGTTCTTCGCCGTGTACAAGGTGCTGGGGCAGCGCGAGCGCAACCTGCCGCTGTTCCCCGAGGAGATCGTCGCGTGGGTGGAGTTCCTGAGCCCGATGCTGAAGGAGGTGCTGCCGTCCGCCATCCAGGACCACTTCGAGCTGTCGCACGAGGGCTCCGACGACCCCGAGCTGCGTAAGCAGTACGACTACAACTCGTCCATCATCGACACACTGCGGAAGTGGGCGGCGAGCATGGGCATCCAGCGTAGCTACGCCGAGATCTGCAGGGAGTTCTACGCCAGCTGCAAGACCCCCACCGAGTTCAGGATGGACATGATCAAGTGCCAGCACAGGCTGTCCGTGCGGCAGGTGTTCGAGTACgtccgctgctgctggaagGATTACCAGAAGGCGATCTGCGTGCCGGGCGAGGCCATTGGTGCGCTGGGAGCGCAGTCCATTGGCGAGCCCGGCACCCAGATGACCCTCAAGACCTTCCACTTCGCGGGGGTGGCGTCCATGAACGTCACCCTGGGCGTGCCCCGCATCAAggagatcatcaacgccgcCAACACCATCCAGACGCCCATCATCGAGGTGCCGCTGCTCAACAACCGCGACTTCGGCTTCGCGCTGGCCGTCAAGGCGCGCATCGAGAAGACCACCCTGGGCCAGGTCTGCAGCAACATCAAGGAGATATTCGCGCCCACTGGCGTGGTGCTCAAGATAACGCTGAACGAGCCTCTGAtcaagaagctgctgctgcaaatCGACGCGGACAAG GTGCGCGACGTCATCCTCGACCACAGCATCATCACCAAGTTCAAGCTGGGCAAGCAGTGCGTGCGCGTGATCGACAAGTGGAAGCTGAGCATAGAGCTTGCGGCGAACCAGCAGCAGTtcttccagcagcacgCGCTGATCGCGAGCCTGCTGCAGATCATGGTCGCCGGCGGCAAGAACATCCGTCGTACCGTGATAAAGAAGGAAAGCGGCGCCGACGGGTTCCACTACCAGCTGGCGGTGGAGGGCTACGGCCTCCAGGAGGTCATAGGCGCCGCCGGCGTGCTGTGCACCGGGGTGAAGAGCAACCACGTGCTCGAGGTGGCCAAGGTGCTCGGCATCGAGGCCGCGCGCAGCGTGATCATCAGCGAGATCCAGAAGTGCATGGACGCGTACTCCATCGACATCGACAAGCGTTacatgaagctgctgggCGACGTGATGACGTTCCGCGGCGAGGTTATCGGCATCAACAGGTTCGGCATTCAGAAGATGCGTGCGTCCACGCTGATGCTTGCGTCGTTCGAGGAGACGAACGAGCACCTGTTCGAGGCGGccgtccaccgccgccgcgaCCCCATAAAGGGCGTGAGCGAGTGCATCATCATGGGCAAGCAGGTGCCGCTGGGCACTGGCGCGTTCGACCTGCTGCTCAAGGAGAACCAGGTCGCCGCCTGA
- a CDS encoding DEAD BOX ATP-DEPENDENT RNA HELICASE, putative, translating into MVRRLARSVYGRLTSTSFGSRPLLEGFRKGRPPAVRLRASGDAAGSSSAVETAVSADTCAPDSRVKLHPLLRLALLRSKGISQLNEVQESAFLSILSGKDVTVHAPVGEFRFSLSLKALLGAGKTLAYLLPVVNNIYNIHDLLEDLQLRSGSGPQRDKEDAVRLNALGYSRRVPHALLPRSMSDLRQDPSELDAAAAAALQSATTAQKLVDTLCKVDPRLLARGGSGLPVISRRLWGRRCRNSVFRALLTNPLGAVRCCMVVVPNKDLVSQVVSELAAIDPLGRLSVQTLTHVHRAPPRAPVVTDGVSQAAPGEQPFYPSPHTLHYLGGMDGKLRLSLEDERAMVQSVPTVPVSEGTMETVPVNMGRGKRSVVKVPMRTAPGNDLALSQLSPAIYSVDGLVPRSVEFLFLNDLLSSRRLGVVPACVVFDEVDALFENNASRSAMMEICSILRPRPRLYNPLVHHRRRRAQQPPPCQFVHVASTLNYGGLQTAGSMLYERFTSSRVISTCLNHHLASCEMRFVDVDAEFESKLRCLMEVIVANPLAKTLVYIDSLEGVRKVSSLLREKEWPVLSFHSRSSLPTRLALLETYRSEEVAILVCTDMFARGLDVRADHVINFSFPRDAATFVHRTKGTPTLVTNLVEPRDTNLASELRSSYESGRPVNQLLSRKRSFGNRYRRALQAKGAPDQGQASHFRSRRTSLRGSRVRRASDSDDDESPDSRRPRANLGRSTGKYKNATTTEEKSMESQQKYMASELPIDDLDGIFERSSMDTQSTADVGDTTGSQADEKTPVSAVQRQRADGVKYRRLSMKRRGMEFYDNFRAFS; encoded by the exons ATGGTGCGGCGCCTGGCCCGTTCGGTCTACGGCCGTCTGACCAGCACCAGCTTCGGAAGCCGGCCACTGCTTGAGGGATTCCGAAAGGGCAGGCCGCCGGCGGTTCGTCTGCGCGCTTCAGGAGATGCCGCTGGCAGCTCAAGCGCTGTAGAGACGGCGGTATCGGCTGATACTTGCGCGCCGGATTCCCGCGTCAAGCTACACCCCTTGCTGAGGCTCGCATTGCTGCGGTCAAAGGGCATATCGCAGCTCAACGAAGTGCAGGAGTCGGCCTTCCTGTCGATTCTCAGCGGGAAGGATGTTACTGTGCACGCGCCCGTTGGTGAGTTTAGGTTTTCGCTCTCCTTAAAGGCGTTACTAGGCGCTGGCAAGACCCTGGCGTACCTGCTGCCCGTTGTGAACAACATCTACAACATTCACGACCTGCTGGAggacctgcagctgcgttCTGGCAGTGGACCACAGCGTGACAAGGAGGATGCTGTCCGTTTGAACGCATTAGGCTACAGCCGCCGAGTGCCGCACGCACTCCTGCCGCGGTCAATGTCCGACCTGCGGCAGGACCCCTCAGAGCTGGAtgctgccgccgctgcgGCACTGCAGTCGGCGACCACTGCGCAGAAGCTTGTGGATACGTTGTGTAAAGTGGACCCGCGGCTGCTGGCCCGGGGTGGAAGCGGCCTGCCGGTGATATCACGTCGGCTCTGGGGTCGCAGGTGCCGGAATTCGGTCTTCCGCgcgctgctgaccaacccTTTGGGGGCCGTGCGCTGCTGCATGGTCGTGGTCCCCAACAAGGACCTGGTGTCCCAGGTGGTCAGCGAGCTGGCCGCCATCGACCCGCTAGGCAGGCTCTCCGTGCAGACCCTCACGCATGTCCACCGCGCACCTCCCCGTGCGCCGGTTGTCACAGACGGGGTGTCGCAGGCGGCACCGGGCGAACAGCCTTTCTACCCGTCTCCTCACACACTGCACTACCTGGGGGGCATGGACGGCAAGTTGCGTCTGAGCCTAGAGGACGAGCGTGCGATGGTGCAGTCGGTGCCCACAGTACCGGTATCGGAAGGCACCATGGAGACAGTGCCGGTCAACATGGGACGCGGAAAGCGCAGCGTTGTGAAGGTCCCCATGCGCACCGCGCCCGGTAACGACCTCGCACTGTCCCAGCTGTCTCCCGCCATCTACTCGGTGGACGGCCTTGTGCCTCGCAGCGTAGAGTTT CTATTCCTGAACGACCTCTTGTCGTCGAGGCGGCTGGGGGTGGTGCCGGCCTGCGTGGTGTTCGACGAGGTCGATGCGCTGTTTGAGAACAACGCGAGTCGCAGTGCGATGATGGAGATATGCAGCATACTCCGGCCGCGCCCGCGGCTGTACAACCCCTTGGTGCACCACCGCCGGCGGCGTGCCCAGCAGCCGCCGCCATGCCAGTTTGTGCACGTGGCCTCCACACTTAACTACGGCGGACTGCAGACTGCAGGGTCGATGCTGTACGAGCGTTTCACCAGCAGCCGCGTGATTTCGACTTGCCTGAACCACCACCTGGCGTCGTGTGAGATGCGGTTCGTCGACGTGGACGCAGAATTCGAGTCGAAGCTGCGCTGCCTCATGGAGGTGATAGTGGCAAACCCATTAGCCAAGACGTTGGTCTACATCGATAGTCTGGAGGGCGTGCGGAAGGTAAGCTCGTTACTCCGGGAGAAGGAGTGGCCGGTGCTCTCCTTCCACAGTCGGTCAAGCCTGCCCACCAGGCTGGCGCTTCTGGAGACCTACCGCTCGGAAGAGGTTGCGATACTGGTTTGCACCGATATGTTCGCGCGTGGACTGGATGTTAGGGCCGATCACGTCATCAACTTCAGCTTCCCCCGCGATGCCGCAACGTTCGTGcaccgcaccaagggcACTCCGACGCTGGTGACGAACCTCGTCGAACCACGCGACACCAACCTCGCATCAGAGCTGCGCAGCTCATACGAATCCGGCCGGCCCGTCAACCAGCTTCTGTCTAGGAAGCGCAGCTTTGGCAACCGGTACCGCCGTGCGCTGCAGGCGAAAGGCGCACCAGATCAGGGCCAGGCCAGCCACTTCAGGTCCAGGCGCACGTCACTTCGTGGTTCGCGAGTTCGGAGGGCATCTGATTCGGATGACGATGAATCACCAGACAGTCGGCGACCACGTGCCAACCTAGGCCGCAGCACCGGCAAATATAAAAACGCAACCACCACCGAGGAGAAAAGCATGGAATCGCAACAAAAATACATGGCGTCAGAGCTGCCAATTGACGACCTGGACGGCATATTTGAGAGGAGCTCGATGGACACGCAATCCACGGCCGACGTCGGCGACACCACTGGATCACAAGCAGATGAGAAGACGCCGGTGTCAGCGGTTCAAAGGCAACGCGCGGATGGCGTGAAATACCGCAGGCTCAGCATGAAGCGGCGGGGCATGGAATTTTACGATAACTTCAGGGCCTTTTCTTAG
- a CDS encoding 30S ribosomal protein S15, putative: MRWFPLCLKVALVYCVVGAVEGYKIRFGRERSRILKLRKRKSAFVDRLNLITRTRGIGIFTLRATADDSAAIANPGEESQAAESFEEFLPKKKKKRQPKNPIVEKDLERYEPIFRKIPALRQVQKEVERDQRPGALNPLGYAAHFVPEGDWSFHPNLIRVRGKYFSKLYEKELSEPFKMHDRDSGSSQVQIAALTAKLDYLARHVRNNHKDVQARLQVIKLGHRRRRLLGYLYRTNRSAFDTLIKTFNIDFDDSPYCYKKLVPSYSHMHHRKTKRYTSAKEQRTATRQRVVSTMNTEMF, from the exons ATGCGATGGTTTCCACTCTGCCTTAAGGTCGCGCTTGTCTACTGCGTCGTCGGTGCTGTGGAAGGCTACAAAATCCGCTTCGGACGGGAGCGCAGCCGGATTCTCAAGCTCCGTAAGCGCAAAAGCGCGTTCGTCGATCGCCTGAACCTGATCACCAGGACCAGGGGCATCGGCATCTTCACGCTCCGCGCCACGGCCGACGACAGCGCCGCGATCGCGAATCCCGGCGAGGAATCTCAGGCGGCCGAGTCCTTTGAGGAGTTCCTGCCGAAGAAGA AGAAGAAGCGCCAACCGAAGAACCCGATCGTAGAGAAGGATCTGGAGCGTTACGAGCCGATTTTCAGGAAGATTCCCGCGCTGCGCCAGGTCCAGAAGGAGGTCGAACGCGACCAGAGGCCAGGCGCGCTCAACCCGCTCGGTTACGCCGCGCACTTCGTCCCGGAGGGCGACTGGAGCTTCCACCCCAACCTCATTCGCGTCCGCGGGAAGTACTTCTCCAAGCTGTACGAAAAGGAGCTGAGCGAGCCCTTTAAGATGCACGACCGTGATTCGGGTTCATCGCAAGTACAAATAGCAGCGCTGACCGCGAAACTCGACTACCTCGCGCGCCACGTAAGGAACAACCACAAGGACGTGCAGGCGAGGCTCCAGGTGATAAAACTAGGCCACCGCAGGCGCAGGCTGCTGGGCTACCTGTACCGCACCAACAGGTCTGCCTTCGACACCCTGATAAAGACCTTCAACATCGACTTCGACGACTCGCCGTACTGCTACAAGAAGCTGGTGCCCAGCTACTCGCACATGCACCACCGTAAGACGAAGCGCTACACTTCGGCGAAGGAGCAGCGTACCGCAACGAGGCAGCGCGTGGTCTCCACTATGAACACCGAGATGTTTTGA